In Halotia branconii CENA392, the genomic stretch ATTTCGGGGATTTCGTAGTAGTGAGGATCTGCTTTTAAGCTTCTGACTTCTCCAAATTCAAGTCCTTCATCACAGTCAGAATAAAGTTTGGTGTGCTTATAGATTGCTTCTACAAATTTGCTGCAATCCATACACCAATAACAGTCGCTAACTTCACCATCCCAATCACCAAATAAATACTCCATTTGTGTGCCAGGGGGGAATTTTTGAGCGCAACCCCAACAGCGATGAGGTTTTCTAATTTTTCGGACTGATTGACGAATGATTCTACACATTAGTTTTTTATCCTTCAAAATAAACTCAGTTGCTTCGGTTTAAACTCTGTTTTTGGTTCCCCATATTCCACCAACAGTTGTTCTAATTCCTGTTGCGCCCATGTTTTAGCTTCTTGCTTCCAAGGCATTGATAGGTGCATCCTCAAAGCTTTAATTTGCTCTTGTGGGGTAGGGATATAGGAAGTAGCAGTATTGAGCTTATAGGATTTCATTTTATTTTGTGTAGTTTTGCTTTTGATACGAATGCTCCAATTTGTTAGTTATTAGTTCAGCTTTCTTCATGAATGTTGTGATTCAGTATTGGATCTCTACTGAAAATAAAACATTTAACATCTATCTGCCGGCGAGACAAAATATATTCCTTAAAAGTCAGGAATTATTGAATGTGGTGTATCAGCATAAGGACATTACTCTTAAAACTTATAAAAGCGGGGGAAGCGCCATACTTCCTCCATTTTTCTATTGATTAATTCCTGGAAGATTTAGCTTTTGCAATCCATTTCGTAAATATTTAGCTAATAGAGATTTTTCGAGTAGATAATGTGCTTCCATTCCTTGGGCTTCTTTCACTAAATCAGGAAAATCTGATGGTTGTTCGCCAGAATGTCCTCGTCCAAGTAACATTAACGCAATTAATTCTGCTTTTTCTTCCGCAGAAAGCTGATTAACATATTCGTACAATGTGTTTAAAGGAGTGTTTGGGGTTCGGCGTTCAATTAGAAATTCGACTAGTTCTTTAGCTTGTGTTTTAGAATCAGCTATTTCTTCCGATGTAAAATCTTTTGAGCAGTAAGCTAATTCAGCTAGTTCAATAATTTTTTGTACTTGATCGACTTTTAGAAAGTTCATGTTTTACTCCTTTTGCAGTTTGGATTTAAGCAATAGTTAAGTTTTAGTCAACGCCGGATTGTGCAGTTGATTTTTGTGAGAGCCATTCTTTTGCGATTGCCTTAGCATCAAATTCAGGACGT encodes the following:
- a CDS encoding DUF3775 domain-containing protein, with the translated sequence MNFLKVDQVQKIIELAELAYCSKDFTSEEIADSKTQAKELVEFLIERRTPNTPLNTLYEYVNQLSAEEKAELIALMLLGRGHSGEQPSDFPDLVKEAQGMEAHYLLEKSLLAKYLRNGLQKLNLPGINQ